Proteins from one Juglans microcarpa x Juglans regia isolate MS1-56 chromosome 1S, Jm3101_v1.0, whole genome shotgun sequence genomic window:
- the LOC121247804 gene encoding ankyrin repeat-containing protein At5g02620-like — MIMEKQSSFKGLTMEKQQSFRGVDEKQAHSRGAMEKQLSFRGVMEKQKSFRGFMEKQKSFRIVMEKQLSFINGERKKSRDSPGKRGDSPLHLAARAGNLGRVREILLNCDGNEAKDLLAKQNQEGETPLYVAAENGHASVAGEMLKHLDLQTASITARNGYDPFHVATKQGHLDVLKELLDIFPNLAMTTDHSNSTALHTAAAQGHIEIVNLLLETDSNLVKIARNNGKTVLHSAARMGRLEVVKSLLNKDPSTGFRTDKKGQTALHMAVKGQNEEIVLELIKPDPSVLSLEDNKGNTALHIATNKGRVQNVRCLLSVDGIKINAMNKAGETPLDIAEKYETAEELVSILREAGATNSKDQGKPPSTAKQLKQTVSDIKHDVQSQLQQTHQTGVRVQKIAKRLKKLHISGLNNAINSATVVAVLIATVAFAAIFTVPGQYIEVKTKDASLGQAHIAKKAAFLLFFVFDSLALFISLAVVVVQTSVVVIEPKAKRQLVFVINKLMWLACLFISAAFISLTFVVVGSHGRWLAVCATVIGCTIMLTTIGSMCYCVILHRMEEKKLRNIRKAESRSRSFSMASEPEILNSEYKRMYAL; from the exons ATGATCATGGAGAAGCAGAGCAGCTTTAAGGGCCTTACAATGGAGAAACAACAGAGTTTTCGCGGGGTAGATGAAAAGCAGGCTCATTCTCGGGGGGCAATGGAAAAACAGCTGAGTTTTAGAGGGGTTATGGAGAAACAGAAAAGCTTTCGGGGATTTATGGAAAAACAGAAGAGCTTTCGGATAGTGATGGAGAAGCAGCTGAGTTTCATAAATGGTGAGAGGAAGAAGAGCAGGGACTCACCGGGAAAAAGAGGCGATTCGCCCCTTCATTTGGCGGCTCGGGCGGGGAACTTAGGTAGAGTGAGAGAGATTCTTCTGAATTGTGATGGTAACGAGGCAAAGGATTTGTTGGCAAAGCAGAACCAGGAGGGGGAGACTCCCCTTTATGTTGCGGCCGAGAATGGGCATGCCTCGGTTGCTGGTGAGATGTTGAAACATTTGGACCTGCAAACTGCATCTATCACTGCAAGGAACGGCTATGATCCATTCCATGTTGCCACAAAGCAGGGTCATCTTG atGTGTTGAAGGAACTTCTGGACATATTCCCCAACTTGGCCATGACTACCGATCACTCCAATTCAACTGCCTTACACACAGCTGCTGCTCAGGGGCACATTGAGATAGTCAACCTTCTCTTGGAAACAGACTCCAACCTTGTCAAGATAGCTAGGAATAATGGTAAGACCGTACTTCATTCTGCAGCCAGGATGGGACGCTTGGAGGTTGTGAAATCTCTACTAAACAAAGATCCAAGTACCGGTTTTAGGACTGATAAGAAAGGCCAAACTGCCTTGCACATGGCCGTGAAAGGGCAAAATGAGGAGATTGTGCTGGAATTGATAAAGCCTGACCCATCAGTTTTGAGTTTGGAGGATAATAAGGGAAACACAGCGTTGCATATTGCCACAAATAAGGGCCGTGTTCAG AATGTACGTTGTTTGTTATCAGTTGACGGTATTAAGATCAATGCAATGAACAAGGCTGGAGAGACTCCACTTGACATTGCTGAAAAATATGAAACTGCAGAAGAACTTGTCTCCATTTTAAGGGAAGCAGGAGCCACCAATTCTAAGGACCAAGGAAAACCTCCAAGTACAGCAAAGCAACTTAAGCAGACTGTCAGTGACATCAAGCACGATGTCCAATCACAACTTCAACAGACCCATCAAACTGGCGTCAGGGTCCAAAAAATTGCAAAGAGGCTAAAAAAGCTTCACATTAGCGGTCTTAACAATGCTATAAACTCTGCAACTGTTGTTGCCGTTCTCATAGCTACTGTTGCTTTTGCAGCCATCTTTACTGTACCTGGCCAGTATATTGAGGTGAAAACAAAGGATGCCTCACTTGGACAAGCCCATATAGCCAAAAAAGCGGCTTTCCTACTCTTCTTTGTGTTTGATAGCCTGGCATTATTTATCTCCCTGGCTGTTGTTGTAGTCCAGACATCTGTGGTTGTGATAGAACCAAAGGCGAAGAGGCAGCTTGTATTTGTGATTAACAAGCTAATGTGGTTGGCTTGTCTCTTCATTTCAGCTGCCTTCATTTCTCTGACATTTGTAGTAGTTGGCTCACACGGCCGATGGCTTGCTGTGTGTGCTACAGTAATAGGTTGTACAATCATGCTCACGACCATTGGCTCTATGTGCTATTGTGTTATCTTACATAGAATGGAGGAGAAAAAATTGAGGAACATAAGGAAAGCTGAGAGCCGATCTCGTTCCTTCTCTATGGCATCAGAACCTGAGATTCTGAACAGTGAATAT